The DNA window gaggctattggctgTGGCTGGggagttgatagccctggctcacactgcCACGATAGTGAAAAAGTGGCTAATGAAGCACTGTTCCTACTTCCTCTCCACACTGAAATGTGGCCCTGGCCTCTTCAGTGTTGATGTTATATTTGCACAGCAGTCGGATCAGTAAAAGTGTCCATGTATGTTTGAAACCTGGTTCCATGACCACTCAACCTCCCTAACATGTGTTTTCCTCTTGAAGCTGCTCTTATTCCCGCTGGAAGACTGTCCACGTTACAAACAGCTTATGAACGAGACTGAAAAATCAGACATCTTTCTAAACATGACTGACACCTACAAGGTGAGTCTACCTTTCAAAGACCTGCATATTATAGCAGCTTATTGTGCTTGTAACCTGCTCATGGACTTTTCAGTGACAACATGCTTATGGCAATTATTATATAGTGTAAAACAAAAAGCATTCTGAAGTTTTGGGATTTAGAGTTGAATAGTGATGTCATTGTGTTTTTATCCAGGATTTTATAGAGATGGTGCGAAATAAAACAGGACTGATTAAGGCCTCCATTGAAACTATTTGGAGTGTCCATGACACATTGTTCTGTGAGGTGAGTTTCATCCACCTATAACTCAACTAGTGTTAAGAAACTCTGCTAATCTTCTTGTCTAAGTATTGTCGATATGAATGAATGGTATATTAAAGACACAGTGTACAGTTAATCTAGGTTATTGTGCCTCTCCTCACTTTAACAGCTCGTAGTTAGATCAAGTGATTTATTGTCATGTGCGCAGAGAAACAGATAAGGGAACAAACACATAGGACATGACATTCTGTTCTGTCTGGGCCTTTTTTTAGTTGTTGGTCTTTGTCCAGATGCATCCAACAAATGTTTTTGGGCATTACATTGTGTCATGTTCTGTTTTCCAtgagtgctgcatttttagacagCATATCTAGTTAAATAAATATTCccggttcaatataaattaagctcggTTGACAAAATTTGTGGCACAATGGTAATTACCACAAAAGTAAATTTATTttcccttccttttctttaaaaaatgcaaaaatttaggttacagtgaggtgtgCGTACAGTAGAAGCGAAtggagttaaagctgaagtatgtaactttctgtgttaaaatacttctatcccaTTTTAATATGCAGCGACAACTATAAGcaattcatttgttaattttcccgaaaactgtaaacactgtttctttggcgctatgaaaattgctatgtttgttttgagcgatctgcttagacccgccccaacaacatcaCTCAACCATTGCTGtaagttgggggtgggactatctctcTTTTTGACCAAGGGCAGATGGGgcatattcggaaagctgttttgaaaaaaagtttatttttgcaatgctgtttggtggcgctagtgttgcagaaatgacCTATTTCAGCTTTATtccataaatgttcaaatacttacttttaaaatactgttttgCAGAAATGACGTATTTCAGCTTTATtccataaatgttcaaatacttacttttaaaatactgttttaaaagtacagtATAACCATAagacgtgttaacatgattttagtgtgataaattgcttactaaccttttctgtataaagttatagccaatttataACATCATTGCCATGACGCTGTAAACCTGTAATcctgcaaaaatgacaatttaaaaaaatttacagctcagataatacacaaattctaacagaagaattaatataatgtttcataaaattataagcttcacatttctgcctttaaaccctcagttaattggcccccttcacttccattgtaagtgcctcactgtaacttttatttttgcttcttttaaagaaaaaagcacataaaacgtAGAGCgtcgagtcaaaataaattgttgCAATCAACATCATGCTGTAAATGCTATcagttgagtttaacttgtattgaacctggaatattcctttaaaacatagTTTAACTTCTGTTACACGGTGCATCAATGTCACTTTTAAAACGATGTACCAATCAAAAAAGGTGGGGGTGGGACAAGCATATTGAGTGCTTGCAGTAGCAACTGAAATATTTGCTACAATGTTAAAGGAGGTCTTATTAAAGTGGTGTCCGGTTACCATTAATTGTATGACGTATCATTGGAAAAATTACCACAACTTTTTttggtttttatatatatatatatatatatatatatatatatatatatatatatatatatatatatatatatatatatatatataatatatcactGGCAACAAGCCtggctttccttgtcttttgcccctgcattttgttccattcCTTTATGCTCAGCCTAACTGCATACTGTATTTCTATAGAcatagtgtatacagtatatgtgctgTATTTGCATTCAGCTGTAAATTTCAAGATGAGATGGTGAAGGTATGTAGCAGTTGCAAGTTAGCACGCAGTAAACTGTGGGAAGTGAATGAGGCATATTTATGGAGGGAGGCTTATTGTTGAGAGTCATTCACAAGTCTGATGGCTTGTGGGTGAAACTGTTCCTTTAGTTTGTTGGTCCTTCACACACTGGAAACATTTGCAAGATGGTAGTAGTTTGAAGAGGCATTACTGAGGGTCTTTTAATGAAACTGAGCACACTTCTAGACCTTTGTGTATTAAATGTTTTGGAGTttggtacaaccccaattctaaaaaagttgggacagtatgaaaaatgctaataaaaacaaaaaggagtgatttgtacattttcaccctttgctatattgaaagcacaactaaacattatatgatgttttaccttgtgaatttcattgtttgtttgaaaatgtacagtaatttcaaatcagattattgcaacacgctcaaaaagttgagacaggggccaACTtttttgccaacagatgcttcagcaaataatccagcactttgagaacaatgtttcccaaagacaaattggaaggattttgggcatttcaccctctacagtgcacaatatagttaaaaggactctgggaatctggtcaaatctcagtgcgtaaagggcaagacaaaaaccacttctgaatgcgcgtgaccTCCAATctttcagatgtcactgtcttaaaaatcaTCATTCATGTGTATGGATATCATGaatatgggcttgggattactttagtaaacctttgttagtcaaaaccactcgccgctgcacccacagatgcaagttaagacttcacTATGCAAAgaagaagccctacatcaacactgtccagaaacgctgccgacttctctgggcttggtctcatctcatctgggggaaaattccactttttaaacataacaaacttgtgtcttcagtgcccaaatgcttaataagtgttattagaagaaatgctgatgtttcacagtggtaaacactcgatttttgcaacttttttggagcgtgttgcaatcacctttatgaaaattacattttcaaacaaacaatgacattcacaaggtaaaacatcatataatgtttagttgtggtgctttcaatatagcaaagggtgaatataatttacagatcactcctttttgtttttcttagctTTATTAGCtgtttcatactgtcccaacttttttggaattggggttgtaaatggCAATTATGGCAAGGTTCTACCAATGACAGCCTTTGCTCTCCTTTAACACATGCTGGAATCACTTGCAttcaataatgcttttaaatccAAACTACCAGACACCATGAACTGTTTCAGATGCTGTATCTTTCGATCATTTTCCCCTTCATCTCTTTCTGTTATTCTATTTTTTCAGGCAAAACATGGGATGCAGCCACCTCCCTGGGTGACTCCAAATGTGATGGAGAAGCTGGGGGTGTTAAAGAACTTTGGTTTCCAGATTATGTTTGGAGTCTATAAGAGAAAGGAGAAGTGCAGACTTCAGGGAGGTGAGATCTAATTCTAGGACACAAAGCATTTTCATAGCTATACAGTTTTTCACttttaaacaaatgtatgcaAATCAAATTTCTGCAAATGTCTGCAGTGTTGAACAGTAGTATCAAAGGGAGAGGCCACTACTTTAAGGGACGGGTAATATAGTGCcgggaaaatgtaaataaacaattaaCTGCTCTAAATACAGACTAAAATGTGGTGTTTTAAAGCAATACTGTGATCCTGTGACACTCTGCCCATCTTCTCTCACTCACAGGCCTGCTGTTAGAACAGAtcattaagaatatctcagctgcaGCTGCTCCAGACTCTAAACAGGAAGTGAAGATGATTGTATACTCCGCTGTAAGTCATGTGCCACACTTACCATCAGCAGACACATAAAACCAAAACTTCCCTTTATTCTCACAACTTTCATGATGTTTGAACTCTTTCCTCACTAGCATGACACAACGATTTTAGCTCTGCAGGAAGCTATGAATGTCTTTAATGGACTGCAACCACCTTATGCTTCCTGTCATCTAATTGAACTTTACCAGGAGGAAAATGGGTAACTTGTCTGCACTTTCTCTAATATCACATTTCTGCATATGGCAAGAATACATCTTAGGtcatcaaaaatattattttgactgtctGTCTCTATTTCAGATCATTTTCAGTGGAGATGTTTTATCGCAATGACAGCTCTGTGCCTGAGCCGTATGCTGTATCTTTACCTGGTTGTTCTCAGCGCTGCCCCCTAGAGGACTTCTTAAACCTCACACATGAAGTCATACCACAAGACTGGAAACGAGAGTGCCAGATCAGCAAAGAAGCCACGGACACTGGTAAACTcacttataaacatttattatttctcTTTTGATCTACAACCTAAAACACTTTCATTCACAcattatgtaaataataaatcGATATTTAAATGCAATTTTGCACTCAAAGTGCACTAATGCATAAATGAACTCAGCAAagaagaaacatccctttttcaggacactgtattttaaagataattttgtaaaaatccaaataactttacagatctttattgtgaagggtttaaacaatgttttccatgcttgttcaatgaaccataaacaattaatgaacatgcacctgtggaatgttcgttaagacactaacagcttacagacggtaggcaattaaggttacagttataaaaacttaggacactaaagagacctttctactgactctgaaaaacaccaaaagaaagatgcccagggtccctgctcaactgcgtgaacgtgccttaggcatgctgcatggaggcatgaggactgcagatgtgttcagggcaataaactgcaatgtccttACAGTGAGATGCCTaaaacagcgctacagggagacaggaaggacagctgatcatcctcgcagtggcagaccacgtgtaaaaacacctgcaaaggatcagtacatccgaatatcacaactgcgggacaggtacaggatggcaacaacaactgcccgagttacaccaggaacgcacaatccctccatcagtggtcagactgtccgcaatagactgagagaggctggactgagggcttgtaggcctgttgtaaggcaggtctttaccagacatcaccggcaacaacgtcgcctatgggcacaaacccaccttcgctggaccagacaggactggcaaaaagtgctcttcactgacgagttgcggttttgtctcaccaggggtaatGGTCAGACTCAAgtttatcattgaaggaatgagcgttacaccgaggcctttACTCTAGAGCGgcatcgatttggaggtggagggtctgtcatggtctggggcggtgtgtcacagcatcatcggactgagcttgttatcATTTCGGGCAaactcaacgctgtgcgttacagggaagacatcctcctccctcatgtggtgcccttcctgcaggctcatcctgacatgaccctccagcatgacagtgccaccagccatactgctcgttctgtgtgtgctttcctgcaagacaggaatgtcagtgttctgccatggccagcgaagatcccggatctcaatcccattgagcacatctgggatcTGTTGGATTgcagggtgagggctagggccattcccccagaaatgtctgggaacttgcaagtgccttggtggaagagtggggtaacatctcacagcaagaactggcaaatctggtgcagtccatgaggaggagatgcactgcagtacttaatgcagctggtggacacaccagatactgactgttacttttgattttgaccccctctttctgttagtcacatgtctgtgaaacttgttcagtttgtcttagttgctgaatctttttatgttcatacaaatatttacacgttaaatttgctgaaaataaaagcagttgaaagtgagaggacgtttctttttttgctgagtttatatatatatatatatatatatatatatatatatatatatatatatatatatatatataataacaaaacagatttattttttttatttttttaacctatCATTAATAAAAATCccatcattattttctcaccctcatgtcgttccaaccccatatgaatttctttctgcagagcacaaaaggaaatattttacagaatgtcatAGTTGCTGATTTACATACAATAGCAGTTGCTAGTACCTCACTTTAAAGGATATATTCCATGCAACTCGtatgttatattccaagtcttgtgaAAGCACACAATCACTTTGTTTGATGAACAGACTGACATTTATGTTGTTATACCCTCATATATCCATCAAATCATAGTTCAGCTCATGTATACTGATCCCAAATCACATATGCAACACCTCAATAACGTCATGCACGAGTGGCAtggacacttttgggtgctttaacCGCTTCAGTGAGGctctatcaactgctattgtatggaaatcagcggctgtgacattctttaaaatatttccttttgtgttccacataagataTAAAGTAATgcgtgtttggaatgacatgagggtgagtaaataatgacaattttcattttggggtgaactatgcctttaaatttGAATGGTTTTCTCTCGTGTGTTTATAGAAGTCATCATTGGACTGGCTGTGTGTGGATGCTTACTCTTCCTTCTGATATTACTGCTGTTTGTGGTGTTATGTCATCAGAAAGAGCAGATGGCTGGCTATAGTAATGTCATAAATGAGAGTGACTCCTGACAATCACACTGGCTCCTCCGCAAAGAAGATTGCTGGGACAGTGAAGAGGACCTGTGAGGACACAACCTCAAACTATCAGAAGCTGTAAGACAACACAGACTGTCTCCACTACCAGGCCCAAACTTTTATTTATAATGGGGGAGTCTTGGcagtgttttattattttttttgtacctGTAAGTGTTTGGAGAGAAAAAAGGGAATCAGAAATTATGATTGTTTCAATGGCATTAACAGTGTTGATTGGCTGTAATGCTTAGTGCAAAGATGCCGTGACTTCATTTGTGTTATTGCTTTTGAATCATTGTGTTGTTTACAAATGTCCAAAGGTGGAGTTAGAACTTTGCTCTTCCGGGGGGGTTTCTGTCCTCTCTTAAACGCAAGGACTATTGGTGTACCCCGTTTGTGAGCCTGGCCTATTCGTTTTAGTATCCTTATTAGAGCATTGTACTTGATACATTTGCCTAATGATTCAGATGGTGCACTGAAATGTCTTAGATATTGGATGTTCACAAAGAAGTTTTATTGGATGTAAATCAAGGCCTTAATCACTCGAACATTGTCTTTCATTGAATGAACCATGCTCATGCTTTTAACGTAATAGTCTCATTTTTAATTAACACACTTTAGTCACAAAACAGTTAAGAGTACAGCATGCTGATTTGAAGTCTTCTCAGATGAAACTCCGATGAGGTAATCATTAGTAAGAAGccattaaaacaaatacaattgttGGTAATTGTTTAAATCTTTTGCAGTGTTCATGTTTTGTCCTTCAACATCACAAACATGctgattttataaaatgttaaacttTTGAAATTTATTAATTCTATTTCAGTTGCTTAATATTGGCCAGTAATGAattcttgttttgtttgtatcatctgatagattttattttatgcttagttaaaaatattgtccaaaatatCACAATGCTTTCGAGTTATCAATTCCAGGGGCAAATATTGCCActtaataaaagttaatttctggcTCAGCTAGAAACATTCTGAACTGGATTCATGTAAAATTATCAAATGCCGTTGTGTGACACATTGAAGATATTGTGATAAAGAAAGcaaacaaactttatttttaCCAAATAGGCAAAATGTTTGACAGGACTGTTAAACAAGTGCACATCTTTTACCAGGTCATTaacctttttttaaatcatcaaaaAATAGTTACAATACATAACTATGCATAACAGCAGAGAGTATTATTGTCaagaaaaaaacttgaaaatgacacatttctgtcaagaatttaacaaatattcAAAATTGGGGGGAAATTGGTCTTTTAAAAACCCCAACTGATCAACCTCTACTTTTAATAAGGGGAGGATGACATCCCTTCAATGCATTAGTGGTTACTAGTGATAGGCTGGTATATCTGCCGATATTTGTTCACTTTGTGATTATCAGCATCAGCCGATAACTGTGCTTGCCTGGCCAATTAATAGCAGTGTTAAATTTCCCTTGTGCCAGTTTCCAAATCTACCAGTAGATTTATAAACAGATGGTCAAAACTGTTTTCTTTTcatgcaaatttgagtaaatattgcatgTGTTCGTTTTAGAAATTTTGTGAACATCTGATTTGGTGTTTTCTAATTGTATTAGGTATATCTGCATTTATATTGgtcatcctgctctctagatattggtatcagccattgaaaaacccttATCGGTCAACTACAAGTGGTTACATTCCTGGTTTCAACAGGTAGCGTGATAACATGAATATGCCAGCAGAGCTTTAAATGTTAAAGACAAAATCAGTACTTCCTCAGTACAAAGGCATTAAACCTTGTACTTTCTTTGTAATGTACTCACTGACAAGTGTCCACCTTTATCTGAACCAGTCCAGATCAGAACATGTGGTGGAGAACATAAAAATATCAATTAAGATTACCAACTGACATACAAATTATTAACACATACTGTGGGacttgcttcaaaagacattattTTCCCTTCATAGTTCGTAATTCATTCTCCACATCATACCATACATTTGCTACTGTTTGAAATATGTGGTGCAATATCAGGCTGGGTGAAGTGCCCATAGAAACACCTCAAGCGTTTGTACCCTAAAATGGTCTCTATTATTATTTAGAATGGATAGTGAACTTAAAATGTTCCATCTCATCCCTGTGTACATCCATGACAAGGAGAGAATGAGACTCAACAATATTAAAGGCAGTTTAAAGTCTCTACTAAAACACTACACAGGCTAAGCACCATCACAAACCTTAAGGAtaacactaaacacacacacacgtgcacacattaAAAAATATTCTTGCTGCACCCCCACACACTGCTGTACCTGCTTCAAGCTGCTCTGACCTTTAACCTTTCCACTCAACTTTCAATTGTCAGCAGTGACATGGGTCACTGCACAGGATTACCATCACAAACTAGAGATTCATCCTCATCGAAAGGTATTAATTACATGTTATTTGACAAACAGAGAGAGCAAAGGAAAGAGGAAGGGAGAAATGTTGATTGTCTGTTGTCAAGGTCAAAGGTTAGGAGTGTGTGAGGTAACACTCTGATTAGGCGATGGCTTTTGCCTCTGGCAGGAAGGCCTCCCAGCACTTCACCAGCTGGATGAATATAAATAACAATTAACGAAAGCGTATTCGATATAtgcaatacacacacacttacacttacCCGATGCTGTTTGTGAAGCAGGGACTCCAGGTATTTCACTATGTGCTGTTTGAAATCTCTGGTTTTGTCTTTCTGCAATagacaaaacattttcttttctatttttcttgtACTGATCTGCATCTTACATTtagtgtaatacagtaaaaaaaaaaattcttacctCAAACCTCAGCACTTCTTTGCGCACTGTACAGGTGACTCTTTCAAAATCTCTCTCATACTGACTGACTTTAGACTCCCACTGCACCGAGATACAGAGAACAGCTCTTTGTTAACATTCAATTAGTACTgttagtgatagttcacccaaacattcatcatttactctcatgccataccctcatgccattacagatgtgtatgacttttttcttctgcagaacacaaaggttttCTGAAgtatatctcaactctgtaggtccatacaatgcaagtcaatggtgaccaaaactttgaagctccaaaaagcacataagggcagcgtaaaagtaatcaagatgtttccagtggtttaatccatgtcttctgaagcaattcaatCGATTATGGGTGGAACAGtcaaaaatgtaacttcttttcaatgtacatcttgtcattgcagtctctatacacgatcataatttcaagcttgattacccTCCCTGGTGCTTGACTCATGCAAAGAGCGCcagaggaagtgtaatcaagcttgaaatcatgatcgc is part of the Myxocyprinus asiaticus isolate MX2 ecotype Aquarium Trade chromosome 2, UBuf_Myxa_2, whole genome shotgun sequence genome and encodes:
- the acp2 gene encoding lysosomal acid phosphatase isoform X2, with the translated sequence MRQHFELGNFLRKRYTGFLSEDYERHEIFIRSTDVDRTLMSAEANLAGLFPPNGSEVFRKDLKWQPIPVHTVPEDKEKLLLFPLEDCPRYKQLMNETEKSDIFLNMTDTYKDFIEMVRNKTGLIKASIETIWSVHDTLFCEAKHGMQPPPWVTPNVMEKLGVLKNFGFQIMFGVYKRKEKCRLQGGLLLEQIIKNISAAAAPDSKQEVKMIVYSAHDTTILALQEAMNVFNGLQPPYASCHLIELYQEENGSFSVEMFYRNDSSVPEPYAVSLPGCSQRCPLEDFLNLTHEVIPQDWKRECQISKEATDTEVIIGLAVCGCLLFLLILLLFVVLCHQKEQMAGYSNVINESDS
- the acp2 gene encoding lysosomal acid phosphatase isoform X1 → MESCFLIFPLLFAFSLASGERTLKFVTVLYRHGDRSPVKAYPTDPYQESDWPQGFGQLSQEGMRQHFELGNFLRKRYTGFLSEDYERHEIFIRSTDVDRTLMSAEANLAGLFPPNGSEVFRKDLKWQPIPVHTVPEDKEKLLLFPLEDCPRYKQLMNETEKSDIFLNMTDTYKDFIEMVRNKTGLIKASIETIWSVHDTLFCEAKHGMQPPPWVTPNVMEKLGVLKNFGFQIMFGVYKRKEKCRLQGGLLLEQIIKNISAAAAPDSKQEVKMIVYSAHDTTILALQEAMNVFNGLQPPYASCHLIELYQEENGSFSVEMFYRNDSSVPEPYAVSLPGCSQRCPLEDFLNLTHEVIPQDWKRECQISKEATDTEVIIGLAVCGCLLFLLILLLFVVLCHQKEQMAGYSNVINESDS